The nucleotide sequence ATGACGTTCATTCCAACACCAGCCATACCAATACCTATGATTACCATACATAATATTAGTGCCCAAGTTGGTAAGTTAACAGTTAGCAATAATACTAATGGCCCAAGCAATAATGTAAACATTACAATAGCCTTAATGTATAGTTTCCAGTTGCCTGTTTTTTTAATATCATTCTCTTTAAAATAATTGTTTACACGTTTGTTTAAAGTTCTGAAAAATTTGGCTGAGTCAGTTCTTGAAAAAGTAAGTGTTTGTGTATTCATGTGTTGTTTGTTATCCATATAATAACGTGCTGTTTTTCGTTTTTATATAATAAGTTGCAAATATATTAATTATTAAATCGATAATCTTTTACAAAAGATTTTTTATTCATCTAAATAGTTAATTTTGTCTAAAAATATTAATTAATGGAATTAATACAAAAATATTTCCCTCAACTTTCTGATATTCAAAAAGAACAATTTAATCAGCTTTTTGAACTTTATTCTAATTGGAACGCTATGATTAATGTAGTTTCTAGAAAAGACATTGAAGAATTGTATTTGCGACATGTATTGCATTCTCTTGGGATAGCAAAAGTGATAGAATTTAAAGCAGAAACTAAAATTATGGATGTTGGCACAGGAGGTGGGTTTCCAGGAATTCCATTAGCAATACTATATCCAGAATGTTCTTTTCATTTGGTTGATAGTATTAGTAAAAAATTAAAGGTTGTTGATGCTGTTGCAGAAAGTTTAGGTTTAACGAACGTAAAAACTTCGCACAAACGTGCTGAAGATATAGACGACACTTTCGATTTTATTGTAAGTCGTGCAGTAACTGCTATGCCTAGCTTTGTTACTTGGGTTAAGAATAAGGTTAGTAAAAAAAGCAAACACAACCTAAAAAACGGTATTTTGTATTTAAAAGGAGGAGATTTAACCGAAGAGCTAAAGGACTTTCCAAAAGCGACATTATATAATCTTAGTAATTATTTTGATGAAGACTTTTTTGATACTAAAAAAGTGGTACACTTACCTTTGAAGTATAAAGGATAAATTAGCAAATAAAAAAAACCTGCAATTGCAGGTTTTTTTTATTTATAACAGTATCAGCTATTCTCCTAAAAACGGATATCTGTAATCTGTTGGAGTTACAAATGTTTCTTTAATCATTCTTGGTGACACCCAACGCAATAAGTTTTGAGCAGATCCTGCTTTGTCATTTGTTCCAGATGCTCTCGCACCACCAAATGGTTGTTGGCCTACAACAGCTCCTGTTGGTTTGTCGTTAATATAGAAATTTCCAGCACAATTTTGAAGTGCTTTAGTAGCTTGTTCAACGGCATATCTATCAGTTGCTAAAATAGCACCAGTTAATGCATATTCACTTGTTTCGTCTACTAATTTTAAAGTTTCAGCATACTCATTTTCATCATATACATAAATAGTCATAACAGGTCCAAATAACTCAGTACACATCGTTGTGTATTTTGGGTCTTTAGTAACGATAACAGTTGGTTCAATAAAATAACCTTTACTCTTATCGTAGCCACCACCAGCAATAACTTCTGCATCAGCGTCTGCTTTAGCTTGGTCTATAAATTTTGCTAATTTATCAAAAGACCCTTCATGGATCACAGCTGTGATAAAGTTGCCTAAATCTTCAGGGGAACCCATTTTAAACGATTTAATATCATCTAAAAGATATTTTTTAACATCACTCCATAAATTACTAGGGATATAAGCTCTTGAAGCTGCACTACATTTTTGTCCTTGAAATTCAAAAGCTCCACGTGAAATTGCAGTTGCCACTTGTTTTGCATTGGCAGTTTTATGAGCAACAATAAAATCTTTTCCACCAGTTTCACCTACGATTCTAGGATACGTTTTATAGTTATTAATGTTATTTCCTATTTGTTTCCAAAGTTCCTTAAAGATAAATGTAGAACCAGTAAAATGTAATCCTGAAAAGTCAGGGCTAGCCATAACAGTGTTAGTAATCATCACTGGATCACCAAAAACAACATTAATAACTCCAGCTGGAACGCCAGCTTCTTTAAACACATCCATTATTACTTTAGCAGAAAACACTTGACTGTCACTTGGCTTCCAAACTACCACATTTCCCATTAACGCCATACAAGCAGGTAAATTTCCAGCAATGGCAGTAAAGTTAAAAGGTGTTACAGCATAGGTAAAACCCTCAAGAGGTCTATATTCAATACGGTTCCATGCATCACTAGTACTTTCAGGTTGCTCCATGTAAATGTCTGTCATGAACTGAACATTAAAACGCAAGAAATCTATCAGCTCACAAGCAGCATCAATTTCAGCTTGATGAACTGTTTTAGATTGCGCAATCATAGTTGCAGCATTTATTTTTGCTCTATATGGACCAGCAATTAATTCAGCAGCTTTTAAAAAGATGCCAGCACGTTGTTCCCAAGGCATTTCCGCCCAAGCTTTTCTTGCCTCTAAAGCTGTGGCGATAGCTTCTTCAATATGAGATTGCTCTGCAACATGATATTGACCAACAATATGTTGATGATCGTGAGGAGGAGACATTGTTCTTGTGTTCCCAGTTGTCACATCTTTACCATTAATGTACATTGGGACATCAGTTTGGCTATTAAACATTGCTTTGTATGCTTTTAAAACAGCATCACGTTCTGGAGATCCTGGAGCATAGCCTTTTACAGGTTCGTTGACTGCAATTGGTACGTTAAAGAAACCTTTTCCCATAATATATTTTTGTTTTTGTAATTATTAAAAATGATTGCAAAGTTACGATTTTTTTGATGATATTTTGTAAGTTGCTCAATGGTTTACAGACTTAAAAAATCATGTGTACAGTAACCCTTATTCCTAGAGGAACAAACGATTTTGTGTTGACTTCAAACAGAGATGAAGCACCTGATAGAACAACGCTATCTCCAGATTTTTATGAGGTAAATAATACTAAATTATTATTCCCTAAAGATGAAGTTGCTGGTGGTTCGTGGATTGGTGTAAGTGAAAAACAACGTGTGTTATGTGTGCTAAATGGTGGGTTTGAAATGCATGAACGTAAGGTTTCTTATAGATTGAGTAGAGGTGTAGTAATGAAAGATTTACTTGTTACTAAAAGCCTTGATAAAGCTATTGAAGATTACAATTTAGAAGGTGTAGAGCCTTTTACTTTGGTAATAGTAGAGTGGAAATCAGAGATGGTATTTAAAGAATTTGTTTGGGATGGAAAAGATAAATTTTTTAAAAGACTGCCATTAGAGCCAAAAATATGGTCTTCTTCTTCATTGTATAATAATGAAATGAAAAAAGAACGTTTACAATGGTTTAAAGATTTTAAAAAAGGAAATAAACTCTCGTCAAATTCTATAATGAAATTCCATACAACCGCTGGAAAAGGAAATGACAATTATGGTGTAATCATGGATCGTTTTTTTGTAAAAACAACTAGCATTACTCAAATAAAAAAGAATGACAATGAAATATTCATGAGTTTTGAAAACCTTCAAACTAATATTAAAACTGAGCATAATTTTCAAATCCCGATATCAATAAATGACTAATTCAGGAATTATTTTAACATTAGCGTATCCTGAAACTATTGTCATGGTTGCAGATGAATGGTACTCACCTTATTTGAGGTATCTTGGAGTAGGAAAAAAAAATTATGTTAGAGCTGGACATGCTGCATTAGTTCTTATTAATAAGTCTACAGGAATTTTAGAATACCACGATTTTGGACGTTATATTACTCCAATACCAAATGGAAGAGTAAGAGGAAGAGATACAGATCACGAATTAGAATTCCCAATTAAGGCTCAAATAGATAATAACACCATAATTAATTTAAACGAAATTTTAGAATTTCTTGCAACACACCCAAAGCTGACTCATGGAGACGGAAAGTTAATAGCGTCTGTATGTAATGCGATTGACTATGATAAAGCAAGAAGTCATATAAGTAGAATGCAAAACCGTCATTTTATTAGATACGCAGCATTTATTAAAGATGCTTGTAATTGTGCAAGATTTGTAACTGATAGCTTGATAGCTTCAGTAACAGATTTTAATATTAAAAAGCGTTTAAAAAAATCAAAATGGTTTACACCAAGCACCATTGGTAATGTGGTAATTGCTGATACTGAAAGATTTGTTTATGAAGTTAACGAAAAGGGCGAAATTTCAGAATATCAATCTTCAGTTAAAAAAGATAATAGACGTTATTTTTTAGACCGTTTAAAAGAACATAACCCAAATTTTATTGGGACATTAGAACCAAAACATATTGAAGACAAAAGTCATCATGCGCAATGGTTAGATGGCATAGCTGCTGGAGCTTGGTTTGAATTGTATATGACTGATGTTATGCATGAGTATAGGTTTAGGCGTGTATCTCCTTATGGTAATATTGATGTAGATGGGTTATATAAAGTCGATAACGAAAACTTTAATTATCAAGAAACTTATAGTTTTGTGCACTATTCAAATTGTGCATTTTATCACATATTGCAGTTTGATGTAATCTATAGATTTGACCTAATAAAAAGACTTAGTTAAGTGCGAAAGGAGCACTTAATTTAAAGGTAGGGATTACAACTCTAAACTTTTTAGTATCTGTAAAATTCACCATATTATAATGGCCTTGCATAGCTCCAAAAGGAGATGCTAATAAGCATCCTGAATTATAAGTATGAGATTCTCCAGGTTTTATAATTGGCTTTTTTCCTATAACACCTTCGCCTTCAACTATTTCTTCGTTATTTAAAGCATCTAAGATTTTCCAGTGTCTAGAATTTAATTGAACAGAGTCTTTGCTTTGATTTTCAATGGTAACTTTATAACCAAAAGCAAAGTGTACTTTATAATTTTTATAAAAAGTACCTTCAAAGTTTGTTTCAACTGAAATTTTTATGCCTTTTGTTACTTGTTGTACCATCTTAATTTTTAGGTGAGCAAACACAATTAAACCTTAGTAAAAATACTAAATAATAGTGTTAGAATGTCAAAATTCTTATTTCTACGATAATTTTAACAATATAATGGATGATCAGTTGGTAATAGTCGTTGACGAGCCTTCGCCAACACCAATAAGTCTGTCATATCTTGCACCTAGGTTTCTATAATAGACCAAAACTTTATAATTATTTTCTGTAACATCAAAATTTCCGCTAATAGCACCTTCATCTAAATCTCCATTTTCATTAGTAATTACATATTTATAATTATAGAATCCTTGTTTTAAAATTAGAGACGTCTCATAGTAACCAGAAGATGGATTAAAAGACATTTTTGTGTCTTCAGTAATAGCGTAATTATTAAAGCTACCATATACATGAATATTTTTATTAAATATTTCGGGGTGTTGTAGTGAAAAATGGATGACGGTATAATCGGCTTCAATATCTAAATTATCAGTGTCAACAGCTGTAATTAAATAGTTTCCATTAATATCTGGAGCATAGGTGTAAGGTCTGTCTGCTCTTATAATATCTGTAAACAAGTAATGCTCATAGATGTCTTTTAAATCGACATATTGAACACCGATATTTGCAGCTCTAACATTTTTATTTTCAAAATATAAATATTCATTGCCTCCCCAAAAACTCGACTCGTCATCATATTTATAAATAAGTTCGCGACCAAGTGTGTATTGTGGTTTTAAATTGGTAATGGCTGTATTTAGGTTATTGTTTTGAATAACTGCAACTTTTACTGTTTGCTTTGGATTATTAAACAATATTGTTGGAGATGAAATTTTGAAATCTACCGATTGTTTTTCTTTAATATATTTTACATTACGAGAACGTTTAATAGACACACCTACATTAGCCAGATTTTCATAAATCATAAATTTTCTACTAAATATAATGTCACCATTATCATCTAATATTTTAAGAATATAATTTCCAGATTTTTTTATTCTGGTCTGCTGATTTGGTATTTGCAGGCGGTAATGAGAATAAATTTGGTACGTATTAAATGAATTTTCATAATCCGTAATACGAATATTATCAAAACCTTGTAAATATTCAGATTTCATGAGCTGTGAAGGTGTCCAGTCGAAATTATAATGATCAATCACATAATAAAAATCGTCCTCATTACCGTTAATAGCATCAAACGAAAGTTGTACTCGTTCGTTAAGTTTAATAATTGGTAATTCACTTTCGTTTGTATGTCCCTTAAAATTAATGGTCTTAATATAGTTTGGAGGATTAACCTCTTCTTCTACTTGAGAAAAACCAAGAGAACAACACATTAGCAATAAGAATGAAAACCTATACTTTGTCATGAATATTTGAGTTATTTGCGTAAAGATAAGCAAATTCTATGCCTAAAAAATTCTGCTAAAAGTGATTACTAAATTTTGAGTAATTTATTATGAAAATTGTTTATTTAATCCGTAAATTTGCACGGATTTTTAGACAACTAATCTCAAAAAATTAAATATGTCAAACGACATTCGAATCAAAAAAGGTCTAGACATTAATCTTAAAGGTGAAGCCGAAAAGGCTAAGGAAGCTGCAATTATTAGCAACTTTTACACCATTAGACCTGAAGACTTCCATAGTGTTATTCCAAAACTTGTTGCTAAAGAAGGTGCTAAAGTAAAAGCTGGTGAAGCCATTTTTTATGATAAATCTAATGAAGCTATAAAATTTGCGTCTCCAGTTTCTGGAGAGGTTATTGAAATTACACGTGGAGAAAAACGTAGAATTTTATCTATTAAAATTCAAGCTGATAAAGAACAAACATATCACGATTTTGGATCGTTAAATGTTGACAATACATCTGCTGATGAGGTAAAATCAAAATTATTAACTGCTGGTTGTTGGCCATTTGTAAAACAACGTCCTTACGATGTAATTGCAAACCCTAACAAATCTCCAAAAGCCATTTTTATTTCTGGTTATGCTAGTGCGCCTTTAGCTGCTGATTTAGATTTTACACTTCAAGGCAAAGAGGCAGAATTACAAGCAGCTATATCAGCATTGGGAAAATTAACTGAAGGGAAAGTGCATATTTCTGTTGGGAAAAATGCCAATTCACCATTAGCTAATCTTTCAGGTGCGACCATTCATAAGGTTTCAGGCCCACATCCTTCAGGGAATGTAGGTACTTTAATCAATAAAGTAGATCCAATTAATAAAGGCGAAGTAGTTTGGATAGTGAATGCACAAGACCTTGTGATTATTGGAGAGTTGTTATTGACTGGAAAATTCAATGCAGAACGTGTTGTTGCTTTAGTTGGTTCATCAGTTCAAAAACCAAGATATTTTACAACAAAACTTGGTAGTGAAGTAGCAACAATGATTTATGATCATGGTATTGAAAAGGATGCTAATGTACGTATCATTTCAGGAAATGTTTTAAGTGGAAAGCAAATAAAACCAGATGGTTATTTAGACTATTACAGTAATGTAATTACTATAATTCCTGAAGGTGATGATTACGAATTATTTGGTTGGAACAAGCCAATTTTTAATAAAATATCTACTTCGAGAGCATTAACTTTTTCTTGGTTAACTCCAAAGAAAAAATTCGATTTAAATACAAATACAAATGGTGAGCATCGTGCTTTTGTTACGACTGGAACTTATGAGGAAGTTTTTCCGTTAGATATTTTTCCAATGCAAATCTTAAAGTCATGTTTGTATAAGGATTTAGATGAAATGGAAGCACTTGGTATGTATGAGGTTGCTCCTGAAGATTTTGCGTTAACAGAATTTGTATGTGTGTCTAAACAGCCGCATCAAAAAATTATACGAGAAGGTTTAGACTTAATGCTAAAAGAGATAGGATAATGGGTTTAAAAAATAGTTTACATAATTTTAAAGTAAAGAATAAAGACAAAAAATGGTTGCCAGCATTTTCTGCAATCCATACGTTTTTATTTATGCCAAACGAGACCACTCATAATGGAACTCATATTAAAGCAGCCGACGATTTAAAGCGTACAATGAATACAGTTATCATGGCTTTAGTACCATGTTTAATTTTTGGTATGTTTAACGCTGGTTATCAGCATCATTTAGCTGCTGGAGTAATTGAAAATGCTAGTGGGTTTTTCGATTCGATTTTTTGGTCATGGGACAATTTAGTTATTGGTCTTTGGAAAGTACTGCCTTTAGTAGCAATATCTTATGGTGTTGGTTTAGCAGTAGAATTCATTTTTGCTGTTATTAAAGGACATGAAGTTGAAGAAGGTTATCTAGTAACTGGAATGCTTGTACCATTAATTGTACCAATAGATATTCCGCTTTGGATGCTTGCTGTTGCAGTAGTATTTGGAGTAGTAATTGGAAAAGAAGTGTTTGGAGGAACTGGAATGAATATTCTTAATCCTGCGTTAACGATTCGTGCATTCTTATTCTTTGCCTATCCGACTTGGATGTCTGGAGATAAAGTTTGGGTTGAAGGTGCAGTTGAAAGGGCTGGAACGCCTGATGCTATCTCTGGAGAAACTGTTTTAGGGTATTATGCAAAATATGGTCAAGAATTAACAATTAAAGGTGTAAATGGGGCTGCTGATATTGTTACAACATATGGAGAAAGAGCTAATGAGCTTTATTCAGTTTGGGATATGTTTTACGGAATGATTCCTGGTTCGGTAGGAGAAACATCAACCCTATTAATATTATTAGGAGGTTTATTTTTAATCTTTACAAAAATTGGAAGTTTGAGAATCATGTTATCCTCTGTGTTAGGAGCGATAGTTATGGGCTTGATTTTTAATCTTGTAGTAGATTTAGGATGGA is from Pontimicrobium sp. SW4 and encodes:
- the rsmG gene encoding 16S rRNA (guanine(527)-N(7))-methyltransferase RsmG → MELIQKYFPQLSDIQKEQFNQLFELYSNWNAMINVVSRKDIEELYLRHVLHSLGIAKVIEFKAETKIMDVGTGGGFPGIPLAILYPECSFHLVDSISKKLKVVDAVAESLGLTNVKTSHKRAEDIDDTFDFIVSRAVTAMPSFVTWVKNKVSKKSKHNLKNGILYLKGGDLTEELKDFPKATLYNLSNYFDEDFFDTKKVVHLPLKYKG
- the pruA gene encoding L-glutamate gamma-semialdehyde dehydrogenase, with the protein product MGKGFFNVPIAVNEPVKGYAPGSPERDAVLKAYKAMFNSQTDVPMYINGKDVTTGNTRTMSPPHDHQHIVGQYHVAEQSHIEEAIATALEARKAWAEMPWEQRAGIFLKAAELIAGPYRAKINAATMIAQSKTVHQAEIDAACELIDFLRFNVQFMTDIYMEQPESTSDAWNRIEYRPLEGFTYAVTPFNFTAIAGNLPACMALMGNVVVWKPSDSQVFSAKVIMDVFKEAGVPAGVINVVFGDPVMITNTVMASPDFSGLHFTGSTFIFKELWKQIGNNINNYKTYPRIVGETGGKDFIVAHKTANAKQVATAISRGAFEFQGQKCSAASRAYIPSNLWSDVKKYLLDDIKSFKMGSPEDLGNFITAVIHEGSFDKLAKFIDQAKADADAEVIAGGGYDKSKGYFIEPTVIVTKDPKYTTMCTELFGPVMTIYVYDENEYAETLKLVDETSEYALTGAILATDRYAVEQATKALQNCAGNFYINDKPTGAVVGQQPFGGARASGTNDKAGSAQNLLRWVSPRMIKETFVTPTDYRYPFLGE
- a CDS encoding NRDE family protein, whose protein sequence is MCTVTLIPRGTNDFVLTSNRDEAPDRTTLSPDFYEVNNTKLLFPKDEVAGGSWIGVSEKQRVLCVLNGGFEMHERKVSYRLSRGVVMKDLLVTKSLDKAIEDYNLEGVEPFTLVIVEWKSEMVFKEFVWDGKDKFFKRLPLEPKIWSSSSLYNNEMKKERLQWFKDFKKGNKLSSNSIMKFHTTAGKGNDNYGVIMDRFFVKTTSITQIKKNDNEIFMSFENLQTNIKTEHNFQIPISIND
- a CDS encoding DUF6695 family protein; the protein is MTNSGIILTLAYPETIVMVADEWYSPYLRYLGVGKKNYVRAGHAALVLINKSTGILEYHDFGRYITPIPNGRVRGRDTDHELEFPIKAQIDNNTIINLNEILEFLATHPKLTHGDGKLIASVCNAIDYDKARSHISRMQNRHFIRYAAFIKDACNCARFVTDSLIASVTDFNIKKRLKKSKWFTPSTIGNVVIADTERFVYEVNEKGEISEYQSSVKKDNRRYFLDRLKEHNPNFIGTLEPKHIEDKSHHAQWLDGIAAGAWFELYMTDVMHEYRFRRVSPYGNIDVDGLYKVDNENFNYQETYSFVHYSNCAFYHILQFDVIYRFDLIKRLS
- the apaG gene encoding Co2+/Mg2+ efflux protein ApaG, encoding MVQQVTKGIKISVETNFEGTFYKNYKVHFAFGYKVTIENQSKDSVQLNSRHWKILDALNNEEIVEGEGVIGKKPIIKPGESHTYNSGCLLASPFGAMQGHYNMVNFTDTKKFRVVIPTFKLSAPFALN
- a CDS encoding type IX secretion system plug protein domain-containing protein, whose amino-acid sequence is MTKYRFSFLLLMCCSLGFSQVEEEVNPPNYIKTINFKGHTNESELPIIKLNERVQLSFDAINGNEDDFYYVIDHYNFDWTPSQLMKSEYLQGFDNIRITDYENSFNTYQIYSHYRLQIPNQQTRIKKSGNYILKILDDNGDIIFSRKFMIYENLANVGVSIKRSRNVKYIKEKQSVDFKISSPTILFNNPKQTVKVAVIQNNNLNTAITNLKPQYTLGRELIYKYDDESSFWGGNEYLYFENKNVRAANIGVQYVDLKDIYEHYLFTDIIRADRPYTYAPDINGNYLITAVDTDNLDIEADYTVIHFSLQHPEIFNKNIHVYGSFNNYAITEDTKMSFNPSSGYYETSLILKQGFYNYKYVITNENGDLDEGAISGNFDVTENNYKVLVYYRNLGARYDRLIGVGEGSSTTITN
- a CDS encoding Na(+)-translocating NADH-quinone reductase subunit A, encoding MSNDIRIKKGLDINLKGEAEKAKEAAIISNFYTIRPEDFHSVIPKLVAKEGAKVKAGEAIFYDKSNEAIKFASPVSGEVIEITRGEKRRILSIKIQADKEQTYHDFGSLNVDNTSADEVKSKLLTAGCWPFVKQRPYDVIANPNKSPKAIFISGYASAPLAADLDFTLQGKEAELQAAISALGKLTEGKVHISVGKNANSPLANLSGATIHKVSGPHPSGNVGTLINKVDPINKGEVVWIVNAQDLVIIGELLLTGKFNAERVVALVGSSVQKPRYFTTKLGSEVATMIYDHGIEKDANVRIISGNVLSGKQIKPDGYLDYYSNVITIIPEGDDYELFGWNKPIFNKISTSRALTFSWLTPKKKFDLNTNTNGEHRAFVTTGTYEEVFPLDIFPMQILKSCLYKDLDEMEALGMYEVAPEDFALTEFVCVSKQPHQKIIREGLDLMLKEIG
- a CDS encoding NADH:ubiquinone reductase (Na(+)-transporting) subunit B — encoded protein: MGLKNSLHNFKVKNKDKKWLPAFSAIHTFLFMPNETTHNGTHIKAADDLKRTMNTVIMALVPCLIFGMFNAGYQHHLAAGVIENASGFFDSIFWSWDNLVIGLWKVLPLVAISYGVGLAVEFIFAVIKGHEVEEGYLVTGMLVPLIVPIDIPLWMLAVAVVFGVVIGKEVFGGTGMNILNPALTIRAFLFFAYPTWMSGDKVWVEGAVERAGTPDAISGETVLGYYAKYGQELTIKGVNGAADIVTTYGERANELYSVWDMFYGMIPGSVGETSTLLILLGGLFLIFTKIGSLRIMLSSVLGAIVMGLIFNLVVDLGWITESSKFFGLMSTTWWHHLLIGGFAFGVVFMATDPVTASQTNKGKWIYGFLIGFISIMIRVFNPAYPEGVMLAILLMNVFAPTIDHYVVQGNVKRRLKRVKTKTA